The genomic window GATCGGCGGCCAACGCGGCCAGGGCTTCGGCAGATAAGCCGTTGAAAGTCGGGCAAGCCAGCAGGCGTTGACGAACGTCGGCCGGTTGGGTCAACGCACCGCCTCGGCTGGCCGCCGCATCGGCCACGTCCTGACTGCCGGTCGCCACCACGCCGCCGGATTCGCCCTGTTCGGCTTCCCATTGCGCGGCCAGCATCGCATCGATATCGAAGGTCGATACATCCTGTGCCTGTTGGGCACGGAACTGGGCGTCTAATTCTTGCAGTTGAGACCGCACCTGAGAGCGGAGCGCCGGCGAGGCTTGAGAGGTCCAATAATCGATCAGCGGGGCGCCGCGGTCGATCTGCCAGGCCTGTTCGAAGCCACGGGTGATGCGATCTATTTCACGGGCGGTGGACAGTTCTGACATGGCCGAGCATTCCGATCCGAGGGGCGCGGGAGCGAGTCCGTATGGTAACGGCTTGATGGACCGGCAGGTCGCACAATCGGCAGGATCGCTGTAAACCGCCGCGGTCCGGTCGCAGTGCTCGGTCCGGGCGGCGAAAAACCGTCGAGGCGACCAGGATTGCGGGATTTTCACTAGATATTCGCCGCGTGCGGGGGTGGGGTAAGCAACAATTTTCTAAGAATTGCCCCCGGGCCTGCGCCAACCCTTCACCAAACCACTCATTTTCAAGCTTCCCCGTCTACTGTGATCAAGGTTCTCTTCCAATCGCTGCGACTCGCCTTCGCGCTGGTGTGTGTGGGCGTGGGCCTGATCCTGGTCGGCCAGTGGCTGGGCGTGGTGCCGGATTCGCGGCTGATCGAATTGGACGGCCGCAAGCGGCAGTCGGAGGCCATCGCGGTCAACACCGCCACCATGATTCGTGGGCAGAGTTGGCCGGCCTTGGAAGCTTCGCTGACCGCGATTGTCGAACGTGATCCCTCGCTGGTGTCGGTGGGCATCCGCACCAAAAGAGGCTATCTGCGGCTGCAGACCTCGCAACACGGCGACAATTGGAAACTGGCTAAATCGGGCGATTCGGTGACCGCGGATTGGCCGGTGGGGCTGGATACGATGCGGGTCCCGATCACCGTGAACCAGCAGGACTGGGGACAGGTTGAGATGTGTTATCAGGCCCTCTCGGGACCGGGCTTGGCATCGCTGCTGAATCATCCGCTAATGCGGTTGGTCGGATTCTTCTGCTTCGCAGGCATGGGCGCCTATACGTTTCTTGCGGCCCGCATCTTTGGCCTGTTCGACCGTACGCAGGTCGTCCCGGATCGGGTGCGACAGGCCCTCGATACGCTGGCCGAAGGTCTGCTGGTGCTGAATGAGAAAGGCGAAATCAGAGTGGCCAATAAGGCCTTTTGCGAAACCACGAAGATGGATGAGCAACAACTGCTCGACCTGCGAGCCAGCAAATTGCCGTGGGTCGGTGGTCAACAGCGGCCACACAGTGAATACCCTTGGGCCCGGGCATTGGCCGAACTCAAACCGCAATCGGAGGAACTGTTGCGGTTCCAACTGGCCGACGGAACCCAGCGGATCTTGTCCACCAATAGCGCGCCGATCATCTCTCCCGACGGCAGCAACCGCGGCACGCTGGCCACCTTTCGCGATGTCACCAACGTCGAAAAGCAGCGTGTGGAAATGGAGCGGATGTTGACCGTGCTGCAATCCAGCCGTGATGAAATCCGCCTGAAAAACAAAGAGCTGGAAGTGTTGGCCACGCAGGATTCGCTGACCGGTTGCCTGAATCGCCGCGCCTTCTTCGAGCGTCTGGCGCATTACTGGAACGCAGCGGAAAAGAATCGCTGGCCGCTGACCTGCATCATGATCGACAACGACTTCTTCAAGAACGTTAACGATACCTACGGGCACCACGCCGGCGACGAACTGCTTCGCGCGGTTTCTAAAATGCTGCGCGAAATGCACGACCAGAAAGATCTGGTATGTCGCTACGGAGGTGAGGAGTTCTGTGTGATCTTGCCAGGACGCGACGCCCGCCAGGGCGAACGTCAGGCCGAACAGATCCGCACCCGCATCGAAGCCATCCGCCTGCCCGAATTTCCTGACCTGCGGACCACGGCCAGCCTGGGCGTGTCCGACCTCAGCCACCAACCGGCCGATCCTCAGGATCTGATCAATCAAGCCGACCGCTGTCTGTACGTGGCCAAACGCCAGGGCCGCAACCGGGTGATCGTTTACCTGCCTCAGTTCTCGGCCATGGACATCGACGAATCCAAGGTCAGCCGCACGGCCGAAGTGGAAGCGGAGGAGACCGTTTCGGTGCCCTTCCAAGCCGTCATGGCGCTGGTCTCGGCACTGGCTTTCCGCGATGCCGAAACCGCCGAACACTCACGTCGCGTGGCGGATCTGGCGGTCACCGCCGCCCAAGGTCTGCTGGACCAACGTCAAACTTACCTGCTGGAAATCGCCGCCCTGCTGCATGACATCGGCAAAATCGGCGTCCCCGATAACGTGTTGCTGAAACCCGGAAAGCTGACCCCCGAAGAGTGGCAGCTGATGAGCAAACACGATCGCATCGGCGTGGAGATCGTGGCCGGAACGTTTAATTGCGAAACGCTGTCCGAAATCATTCGCACCCACCACGCCTTCTTCGGTGGCCGCGGCAAGGACTCCTCGCTGCCTACCGGCCAAGAGATCCCGATCGGCGCGCGACTGCTGACGGTCTGCGACTCCTACGATGCCATCGTCAGCGATCGGCCGTATCGCAAAGGTCGCAGCCATCAAGAGGCCGTGGACGAACTGCGACGCTGCAGCGGCAGTCAATTTGATCCGGAAATCGTGGAACACTTCATCGCCGCCATCGAACACAAGCAACAAGCCGGCGAAACGACTCGACTGAGCGTGCCCAAACACACGGCGTTGCAGTTGGGGCTGCAAATCGAGCGGCTGGCCGAAGCGCTTGATGAGCGGGACGCGGACTCGCTGCACGCCCTGGCCTCTCGCGTGGCTCAGGTCGCCCGGCACAGCGGTGTCGACTCCATCGCCGACGCCGCATCGCGTCTAGAACATGACGCCGCCAGCGATGATTCGGACTGGATGCATCTGCTGGCCACCACGGTGGAACTGTTGGACCTGTGCCGCTCCACGCAAAACGTGTTCCTGGCCGGCCAGAGCGAACCACTGCTAGTGGAATAACCCGTAGCCGAAGTCGCCAGACTTTGGATCGTAAGTCGACACTCAGCCATGGTCGTTGTTCGCTCCGCGAACATAACGTTACGAGCAAAAAACGTTGCGTTCGCGGAGCGAACGACGACCAAGTCAATCGACTGGCGGGACGTCGACCAGTTCCAATTGCACCTGGATCACTTCCTCGCTGCTTTCGAAGAAGGCGTCCAGCACTCGGGGATCGAACTGCGTGCCGCGGCCTTCTTCGAGAATCTGGAAGCACTTTTCCCGCGGCATGGCGTCTTTGTAGGGCCGCGCGCTGGACAGCGCATCGTAGACGTCCGCGACGCTGGTGATGCGGGCTTCCGGCGGAATGTCTTCGCCTTTCAAGCCCAGCGGATAACCGGTCCCATCCCAACGTTCGTGGTGCGACAGGGCGATCGTGGAAGCCAGTCGCAGCAGCGGACTGGACTGGGCAGCTAACAGCTGGCCGCCCGCCATCACGTGCCGTCGCAAGGCTTCGGTCTCGCGCGGCGAATGGGCGCGGATGATCGAATGGCCGATCGCCGCGTGTCGTTTGATGTAGGCAAACTCGTCCGGGTCCAGTCGACCAGGCTTGTGCAACACGGCGTCGGGGATGGCGATCTTGCCGACGTCGTGCAGCTGGGCGGCCAGTTCGATGTTGCTGACTTCGTCGGCCGTGAATCCCATTCGTTTGGCGATGATGCCTGCAAAACGACCCACTCGGACCACGTGGTTGCCGGTTTCGGTATCCCGGTATTCGGCGGCTCGAGCGAGACATTCCACGACTTCACGTCGCGAGAATTCCAACTCGCGAGTCCGGTCTTTGACGCGTTGTTCCAACTGCTGAGCGTACCGCGCCAGCTGGTTCTGAAAGGATCGTGTGACCAGCGTATTGCGGACCCGCGGCAACAGGTCGTTGGGGTCCACGGGCTTGGCCAGAAAGTCGGTGGCACCCAAGGACAGGCAAGTCCGTTTGGTTTCGTTGTCGGTATTGGCGGTTACGATCAGGACCGGCAAAAAACGCAGTCGTGGATGTTGGCGGATCTGTCCCAACAGATCGATGCCCGAAACATCCGGCATCATCACGTCCAACAACAATAGATCGGGACGTTGCTGTTCCAACCAACCCATGGCGGTGGTGGAATCGGTGCTGGTTTGAATGTTGGTGTAGCCCGCGCTTTCCAGAAAACGTTTCAGCACCCGCACATTGGCCATCTCGTCATCCAAGATCAGCACCTTGGCGGCGGTGATCGCGGGGGGCTTGGTTTCCTGAGCCCGCACGGCGGTGGCCGGAGCAGCATTTTGGCGGTTGGGGTTGCCTGCAGCGGCTAGACCGACGGTCGGTTGCGGCGGATTGCCGGGTGAGATGGGGTCCGCCGTCGACATCCTCAATCCTTTACCGCAGCCTAAAAAGTTCGTCCCAATCGTACTTTTATAGGCATCGGCCATTCCGCCGCTTAGGCATTAACCAAATGCCGCCGATGTGGCGGCCGCCCCCTCCTCGCTGACGCTCGACTCTCCCAGAGGGCATTGGTGTCTACACAAGTTTGTACAACCCCATTTCACCCTCCCTCCGGGAGGGTCGCGAGGGGACGAGCGGGGAGGGGGTTTGGTTTTTCAAGATGCCATTTACGGTTGCCCACATCCAGAAAACCCTCCCCTCGCTAAGGCTCGACCCTCCCGGAGGGAGGGTGGAGGGAATCCGGCAATCATAAATTTCATGTCCTTTGGAGACGGATGAACCAACATTCCGCTAAGCGGGCACCTCCACCTGCTCGATCCAGCCCTGCAGACACTGCATCAGACGTTCGCAATCGGCTCGCTGCCCGGATTCGGCGGCTTGCTGCAGTTCGGCCGCGGGGGTCACCAACGGTTGGAAGCCGGTGGTGCCGGCCGAGCCCTTCATCCAGTGGGCCAGTTCGGCCAGAGCCGCCAATTCGCCCAGCTCCAAGGCCTTCTGCATGGTCTCAAACCGTTCTTGCAAACGGGGAATAAAGTCGACCACGATCTCGCGGAACTCCTCGTCGTCCATCGGCAGTGAGGACCGCAAAGGAGCCGCCGGCGGTTGCCGGTGGGTCGCGACGACGGCTTGCATTTCCTGCACGTCGGCGACCAGCGTGTTCTCCACATCCCCCGCCGATCCGAGCTTCGCAGCCGCCGACTTGGACAACTTCGTCGGCGACGAATTACCTGCGGCGGGGGCTGCTGGTGTTGGAGCCGCCGCTGCAGGAGCTGCTGCGGGCGTCTGCGGGTCCGCCACGACGCCGACGAATCCGGCCACGGTTTGCACCAGCAAGTCAACGTTCACGGGCTTGGTCAAAAATTCATTGCAGCCGACGTTCAGGCATCGTTCGCGGTCGCCCTTCATGGCATTGCCGGTCAGGGCGATGATCGGCACGTCACAGCCGGTCGATCGGATCATGCTGGTCGCTCGATAACCATCCAGGACGGGCATTTGCATGTCCATCAATACCAGATCAAAGGGCGTGCGGCTGATCTCGCGTAAGGCTTCGCGGCCGTCGGCTCCGGTGGTCACGATCGCCCCGGCGCGTCGCAGGACTAGTTCGATCAGGCGGCGGTTGGCTTCCCCGTCGTCGACCACCAGGATTTGTTTGGGTTGCAGACGCAGCGAGTTGGCGGAGTCTGGATTGGCCGTTAACCGCTTCACGGCCGACTCGATTTCTTGGACAGACAGCATCCGCGTACCCCGCAACGATCCGGTGGGAATCCGCACCAAAAACTTGCTGCCCACGCCTTCTTCGCTGCTGACAGTCAGACTGCCGCCCATGGCTTCGGCAAACTGGCGGCTGATCGCCAAACCCAATCCGGTGCCGCCAAAGCGGCGGGTGGTTGAACCGTCGGCCTGTTGAAAAGCATCGAAGATTCGCAGCTGTTGTTCGGGCGTCATGCCGATCCCGGTATCGCGAACTTCGATTTCGATCTCCGGTTGCTTGCCGCGGGTCATCCGCACCGAAATCTCCACACCGCCGCTTTCAGTGAACTTGATCGCGTTGCCCGTCAGGTTGGTGATAATCTGGCGGATTTTGGTGGGGTCCGACTGGATGTATTCGGGCAGCTCGGTCCTAAATTCAGCCTTCAGATACAGTCCCGATTCCTCGGCACGCTGCGATAACACCGAAACCACATCGTGGGTGATCTGCCACACCGAGCAATCGATCTGTTCGACTTGCAGCCGACCGGATTCGATCTTCGATAGGTCCAGGATGTCGTTGATCAATTCCAGCAGATGTCGACCACTGCGGTGAATCATATCCAGATATTCGACTTCTTCTTCCCGGCTGGACGCCATTCCGCGACGCAGTACGTCGGCAAACCCTAAGACGGCGTTCAGCGGCGTGCGAATCTCGTGGCTCATGTTGGCGACAAACGCACTCTTGGCCGCGCTGGCTGCGTCGGCTTGATCGCGGGCCGTGCGAAGTTGAACTTTGATTTCTTCCAAATGGGTGACGTCGTCGCAGCAGATCATCACGCCGCGGACCACGCCGCCGCTGGCCAGCACCGGCGAACAGCTGATATTCAGGGTGCGTTGGTTGCCATGCGAATCGGTGATCTCCAGCATCTGCCCGACCAACGCCCGGCCGCCCTGCTGGGATTCCACCCAGGGCATCGTCGGTTCGCATTCTGCGGCCGCGGCGTGGCTGGCGCGATCGGCCGGTTCGGACCAGGGTAGATTGCGGATCGGTTGCCCGACCAGTTGTGTGGAGGGAACCTGTAACAGTTCAGCGAACACGCGGTTGGCAAATCGGATCACGCCCTTGTGATCGACCAACACCAAACTTTCCGCCAACACGTCCAAGGCTTCGCGGACCCGTCCCGGTACCGCGCTGTTGGGATCCAATTGTTTCAGCATGCGGCCGAAATAGAACCAAAACATCAGACAGGTCGCCGCCCCGATCAACAATGGGACCGTGATCGAGCGTTGCTGCAAGAAACCCAACACGCCCGTGTTGGCCAGCGGGATGAAGGCGACCTCGACGGTGCCCCAGGGCTGGCCTTGCGCGATCAGGGGCACGCGAATCTGATCCGATGACGAGGTTTCTCCGTCACCCAGCGACCATCGCTGTTGATGATCGCCGGTGGATACCAGCAACCGTCCACCGTGGCGGCGAATACCGACGCTGCGAATCTGCGGGTTGTGCTCGGCGACCGCCACCAACGTCAGCTCCATCATCGACGTTTCACCCTGGGCCAGCATGGCCGAGCTGTAGACGGCGATTGATTCGCACAGTTGGGCGCGGCCGCGAGCGATGGCCGGACGTTCGTCCGGTAAGATGCCAAAAAACACCGCCATCAACAAAGCGCTGACGACGATGCCCGCGGCACCAAACGCCAATCGCAGTCGTGCAGTGATTTGTCGGTTCATGTTTTCATTCTGCCTAAGCGTCCGCCCCCACCGGCTCGGTTGACGGATGTTCGTCGACCATCGATTCGAGGGATTCGTCGTCTTCCTCGGCTCCATCCACGGCATTCAGGATCGCCATGGGGTCCATTAAACGCCACATCGGCAGATTGGCCATCACACTGCTAAGTAAAATCCCACCTCGGATCACCCACACCACATACCCCACGGTAATGCTGGTCGTGGCCGTTACGGTCGCCCCAATCGTCAAGGTCGTGGTGGACACCGAGGAATCGATTTGTTCCTGCATCGAATCGATAGCCTGCCACATCTGCGGCTGAGTGATGGCATCGCGGATTTGAGCCACGGCGGTGGCGTAAGCGGCTCTGATTTCTTCTCGGTTGTCCGACACCGCACCTTCGCCCAACACTCGCTCGGTGACTTCGACGACCGCTTCGACTATGTGGTCCGAGCGGAGCGTCCAGGTAAAGCCCTGCGAGCCATCGTGCAGCCCGGCGGGCGGCCCCGCCGCCACGTCGATCGCGGCGGGTCGGCCGGTTTGCGGCGGTGCGTTGGGCACCACGGGCAGCTCGCTGACGGTCGGTTCCTCTTCCGGTGTTTCCTCCTGCGGTTCAACCGGAGCGGGTTCCTCCTGCGGTTCGCTGGGTTCGGAAGACGTTTCCGCCGGTGCATCGTAGCTCGGTGGCAGGGCAGCCGGAGTGACGGGGATCTGGGGTACACTGAATCGCACGGTTACCGGATCGCTATAAACGGTGCCGTCGAACAGGCGGTAAGTCATGAAGGTGTCGCCGTCCCCATCGGCTTGGTATGCAAACCTGCCGCCACCCAGATCGGTCAGCGTGCCGTGTTCCGGGGCACTGACGATATGCAGCGTCAAGGCATCCCCGTCCACGTCATAGTCGTTGGCCATCAAATCGGCTGCGGTAAACGTGACCGCGTCGTCCAGCACCAAGATGCGGTCGTTTCGACCCACCGCCACATCATTGACACTGTTCACGGTGACCACAAACGAAGTGTCCGTGGTCAGCGTGCCATCGCTGACGGTGATCGTAATCACGCTGGCTCCGGATTGGTTGGCCACCGGCGCCACCATGATCGTGCGATTGGCACCGCTGCCGCCCAGCGTGATGCCCGCATTGCGAATCACGGCTGGATTGCTGGAAGAGGCGGTGACCGACAATCCCGTCGCGGCGGATTCCAAGTCTCCGATCGTAAACGTCAACACGCCGCTGGGTTGGTCTTCGTTTAATGTCTGGTCCGGCACCGCGGTGATCGAGGGAGCTTCGTTGCCATCGGTCACCGTGACCGCAATGCTTTGGGTGGTCGATCCACCGGCACCGTCATCGGCCGTGACTTCGACTTCGTAAACATTATCCGCATTGAAGTCGCTGGGCGACTCAAAATCGGGTGCGACGAGAAAGACCAACTGATTTGAAGCGTTGAGCGTAAAGCGGCCGGCGTCGGCACCTCCGCTGAGCGTGAACGAAATCGTTTGAGCCGGAATATCGGCGTCGGTTGCCGACAACGTTTGCACGATCGTCCGATTCTCGGTGATCGACACAGTGCCGCTGGAGGTGAACACCGGCAGATTGTCGTTGTTATCACCGATGGTGATCCCGAATGATTGGGTGCGGGTCGAACTGTCGCTGCTGGTGGCGCGAACCACGATGTTGTGGCTGATGGCGACTTCCGCATCCAGGGTTCCGGCAACCGTCACCACGCCGGTGCTGCTGTTAATCGTAAACCGTCCGCCCGCATCATCTTCCAGCGAATAACTGACCGTATCGGTTACGTCGGCGTCGCCGGCGGCAGTCGTAATCCCGACCACGGTCCCGATCGCCGCGTTTTCAGCTACCAAATTGGCAGCGCCATCGGCATCGACGATCGGACTGATGGCCGATTCGTTGATATCGCTAATGTCGATCTGAAATGCTTTTGTTCTGAACGAACCATCACTGCTGAAAGCCCGGACCACCACGGTATGTTCGTTGTCGTCTTCTGCGTCCAACGCGCCGGAGACCGTCACGACGCCCGTCGTGGCATTGATCGTGAACCTACCCGCAGCATCATTGATGAGTGTGTAACTGATCGTGTTGTTGGTAACGTCGGCGTCACTGGCCGAAGCGGTGATACCCACTGCGGATCCGGCCGCCGCGTTTTCGGCCACCGCATTGGCAGCGCCATCGGCATCGACGATCGTGCTGACGTTCGATTCGTTCACGTCGGCGACGTTGATCGTGAAGGACTTTGTGGTGGTCGAGGTGTCGCTGCTGGTGGCACGCACCACGATCGTGTGGCTGGTGGCCGTTTCCGCGTCGAGCGCTGCGTCCACGGTGACCACGCCGGTGGTGCTGTGAATCGTAAAGCGTCCGCCGGCGTCATCGTCCAGCGAATACGTGATCGTGTTGTTGGTCGCATCGGCATCGCTGGCTGCGGCGGTGATGCCCACTGCGGCACCGGTCGCCGCGTTTTCGGCCACGGTGTTGGCCGCGGCGTTGCCGTCGACGATCGCACCAACATCAAATTCGTCGACGTCCTGCAACAGGATGGTGATCGAAGCCGAGTCGTCGGGACTGCCGGGGATACTGGCGTCATCGACGGTGACCGTGACGTCATAGGAAGATTTTGTTTCGTAGTCCAGCGTCACCGAACTTTTGAGCCTTAATTCCAAACCGTCGATTTCGAAGGCCGCCGCATCCGCACCGCTCAGGCCCAGCGTGTTGAGGCCGTTGCCATCGTCGGTGATCACGATGTTGGCCACCTTTAAACCGCCGGCGGTACTGGTGTTTTCATTGATCGGCGAGACCACATTATCGAGCGAAACGCTTGGCGCCGTGTTGGCGACGGCGTTGACCGTGATATTCGCCGTGGCGATGCCGCCACCCAGTCCGCCGTCGTTGTCGGTCAGGGATGCCTGGACAGCAAAACTGGCCGGCCCTGCAAAACCGCCAGTGGGCGTGAATTTCAAGCCTGCGGCTCCCTGGGCGACGGTGATGAAATCCCCATTGTTGATCTGGGTACTGCCGTCGTTCAGGTACAGCACCCCATCGGCGATGTTGGTGATTTTGTAGTGCGTTACCGCGGCGGTGTCGGCCGGGTTGCGGCTGATCACCAATCCGGTTGTGGTTTGCGTTTCCTGATTGGTGGTACTGTCGGTGACCGTGGGCGTATCAGCCACGTGGGCGATTTGCACCTGATGATCGGGGATCCAGCTGAGGTGGTACGGGTTACTTAGACCTCCGGTGCCGCTGGCGACCAAGGTGCCCAGCGAGGCGCCGCTGGTGGCATCAAACATGGTGATGCTGTCGGAGTCGCGGTTGGCAACGTACAGAATGCCCTCGGGAGACAGGGCGATTCCCGTGGCGTTGTCCATGTCCGAGGCGAAAGTCGACAGACTGCCGTCGTAGATTTTGACATTGTCGCTGCTGCCGTTGGCGATCAACAGATCTCCATCGCTGTTGAAGACCAATTGGTCGGGACCGAACAGTCCGCTGCCGATAACGCTGATCGGACTGCCGCCATCAGTACCGTCATATTTAAAGAGTTTGCTGTTGTCCCATGACGAGACGTACAGGTCGCCATCGGGGCCAAATACGATCCCCGAAGGTCCGTCCATGCCTGATCCACCGCTGCCAAACACGTCGACAAAGTTCCCGCTGGCATCGTAGCGGAGGATTCTGTTGTTATTAAAACTGGTAACGTACAGATTCCCATCGGCGTCAAAAGCCATTCCGCAGGCCCCATTTAAACCGCCCGAACCAGAGGTGACAAATTCGCCCAAGTAGTTGCCGGCGGAGTCGTAGCGGACGACGTTGTCAGAATCAAATCCGCTGACATAGATGTCGCCATTTTTTCCCACCAAAGCGTGAATGGGTTTTTGCAAATCGCCGCCCGAGCTACTCAGGGTTGATACCAATGCTCCTGTCGCGGCGTCAAAGCGATAGACGTCGTCTTGTCCGGTTACGTAGGCGGCCACCAACAGATCTCGCTGGACATGCGTGCCATCTTCGTCGGTGGCGGCGACCAGGATGCTGAAGTTGCCACCGACAGTGTAGGTATGCGTGGCGGTCCCGGCGGCAAAGTTGTGGGTCGTCGTGGTGCCGTCGCCCCAGTCCACCGTCCACTGCGTGACAGTATCATCGCCGGGGTCGGTGGCCGATAGTGCCAGTGAATAGACCGTGTCTTCGGTACCGGCTGCAGCCCCGCTGATATTTAGCACGGGGGCCACATCGTTAACCGTCAGCGTGGTAGTCACGCTATGGGTGCCACCGTTGCCGTCGTCGACTTGCAAGCCGATGGTGTAGCTGCCGCTGTCGTCGATGCCAAAGCTTTGCAGCGTCGCCCAGTCGACCGTGGCCCCGATCCCGGTTGGCTCGCCGACCTCGCCGAACAGCCCGTCATTGTCCAGGTCCCATTTGTAGCTCAACGTATCGCCATCGGGGTCGCTGGACCCGGCAGCCGACAGCATTAGGCCAACGCCTTCATCGATCGTGTACGCTCCGCCGGCGTCCGCCGTAGGGGTTTGATTGGGATCTGGAAAACTGGAACTGACGATCGTAAAACCGTTTAAAGATTCACCAGAAGGGTTGTTGATCGTCAGGTCGGTGCCGTCAAACAGCAGCGTTCCCGTGGCGGCGGTGCCGGCGACCGTATCCTGTTCGGTTTGCGTCACCGTCAGCGCCACGACATCGAATTGGTCGACGACTTGGCCGGCGTACGTATCAGGGCCTTCGACCACAACCATCAGCGTCCCGGCCGCCAACGTGTTGCCGCTGAAGGCGGTCGTTTGTTGGAGCAGGTGCAGACCTTGCAGCTTATAGGGATCGCTGGGTTGACCATCCAATCCCAAGGCTTGGCCGGACAACAACAATTCGACTTCGGAGGTTTCCGTCGACGCTCCCACTCCCGTGCCGATCACGTCCATGGTGTAGATGTTGTGATGCAGGGATTTGTCGGAATGAGCCACCAACAGGGTGCCCTTGGTCAACGTTGTGCCGCCGACCACCGTGTCGCGTTCGACCAAGGAAATGGCGTGAACGTTATAAGCCTTGGTAGCATCGTGAACGCCGCTGGTGGGGTCGCCCGAATCGCCGTCAATCAGCATCGAGTAGGTCCCGCTGCTGTAGTCACCCGGTGTGTCGGGTCGAAATACGACGATGTCCATGCGATCGACCGAGATGCCGCCGGCGGTTCCCGTGTTACCACCGCCGGGGTCGAGCGTCATGATCAGGTCGCCTTGTTTCACGGTGAACTGGGTGCCGGTCGTACCCAACGTGACGGTGCTTTCGACGAAGTGCAGGGCCCGTATGTCGTACGGTGTAATAAATCCTGGCAGCTTGGATATCGTGCCGCTTGTGGTTCCGGTGTTCAGGTCGAACGCATCGCCCGTGTCCCCGAACTGCAGAATTTCGCTGTCGGTCCAGGTTTCGCCGCCACCATCGCCATCGTCCTTGGTGGCGAACCACAGTTGGCCGCTGGGCAGCGTACCGGTGCCGAACTGGCGGGCAAACACGCCGGAGGAATCGGTCTGATTGCTCTGGTCGCCGTTGCCGCTCCACACGGTGACGAAGTTGTCCAGGTTCAGCATCGCCGCCGAGGCCATCTGCTGCGTACCACTGGTGGTTTGGTTGATCCGGAACTCGTCGCCCACTTTGGCTCCGGTGGCATCAAATTTTTGGCCGAACACGCCGGATGTGTCGCTGTGGCCCGCCTGATCTCCGGCGCCTTCCCAGACGACGACGTAGTTGCCATCACCGTCCATCGAGATCGAGGGATCGGTTTGATCCCCAGCGGTGGACGTGGCGACCGAGCTGCTCGGCCCCTCGGCGGTGCCGGTGTTGTCGTAGCGACGAATGCGGACATCCTGCGAACCCGAGGCACCCTCGCGCCATGTCACCACCAGCGAACCGTCGCTGTGCATGGCCAGCGAACCATTGCCGGCATTGCCGCTGCCATCGACCGTGATCTGACCCCCGTTGGTGGTCCCGTTGGCGTTAAAGCGTTGGACTTTCACGCCGCCGCCGTCGTCCCATAACACGGCAAATTCGCCGCTATTGTTGATCGCCACGACGGCGTCATAGTCACCGCCGCCTGCGCCTTCCACCACTATATCGCTGCCGTCCAAAGCGCCTCCCGTGGCATCAAATCGCCGCGCGAAGATATCCTCATCGCCCAGTCCTGCGCTGCCCTGCCAAGCGATCACAAATCGACCGTCGTCGGCGACCGCAATGGAGGGACTGCTGCGGTTATAGATCGAGCCGTCGTTGACTTGGAAAACGCTGCTCAACGCGTTGCCGTCGGCGTCGAATCGCCGAGCCATAATATCGCGGTCTCCCAACGCGCCGAAGTCCGTCCAGGCGACGACAAAGTTCCCCGCCGCGTCCATGCCCACGGTCGCCCA from Roseimaritima ulvae includes these protein-coding regions:
- a CDS encoding diguanylate cyclase translates to MIKVLFQSLRLAFALVCVGVGLILVGQWLGVVPDSRLIELDGRKRQSEAIAVNTATMIRGQSWPALEASLTAIVERDPSLVSVGIRTKRGYLRLQTSQHGDNWKLAKSGDSVTADWPVGLDTMRVPITVNQQDWGQVEMCYQALSGPGLASLLNHPLMRLVGFFCFAGMGAYTFLAARIFGLFDRTQVVPDRVRQALDTLAEGLLVLNEKGEIRVANKAFCETTKMDEQQLLDLRASKLPWVGGQQRPHSEYPWARALAELKPQSEELLRFQLADGTQRILSTNSAPIISPDGSNRGTLATFRDVTNVEKQRVEMERMLTVLQSSRDEIRLKNKELEVLATQDSLTGCLNRRAFFERLAHYWNAAEKNRWPLTCIMIDNDFFKNVNDTYGHHAGDELLRAVSKMLREMHDQKDLVCRYGGEEFCVILPGRDARQGERQAEQIRTRIEAIRLPEFPDLRTTASLGVSDLSHQPADPQDLINQADRCLYVAKRQGRNRVIVYLPQFSAMDIDESKVSRTAEVEAEETVSVPFQAVMALVSALAFRDAETAEHSRRVADLAVTAAQGLLDQRQTYLLEIAALLHDIGKIGVPDNVLLKPGKLTPEEWQLMSKHDRIGVEIVAGTFNCETLSEIIRTHHAFFGGRGKDSSLPTGQEIPIGARLLTVCDSYDAIVSDRPYRKGRSHQEAVDELRRCSGSQFDPEIVEHFIAAIEHKQQAGETTRLSVPKHTALQLGLQIERLAEALDERDADSLHALASRVAQVARHSGVDSIADAASRLEHDAASDDSDWMHLLATTVELLDLCRSTQNVFLAGQSEPLLVE
- a CDS encoding HD domain-containing phosphohydrolase, which translates into the protein MSTADPISPGNPPQPTVGLAAAGNPNRQNAAPATAVRAQETKPPAITAAKVLILDDEMANVRVLKRFLESAGYTNIQTSTDSTTAMGWLEQQRPDLLLLDVMMPDVSGIDLLGQIRQHPRLRFLPVLIVTANTDNETKRTCLSLGATDFLAKPVDPNDLLPRVRNTLVTRSFQNQLARYAQQLEQRVKDRTRELEFSRREVVECLARAAEYRDTETGNHVVRVGRFAGIIAKRMGFTADEVSNIELAAQLHDVGKIAIPDAVLHKPGRLDPDEFAYIKRHAAIGHSIIRAHSPRETEALRRHVMAGGQLLAAQSSPLLRLASTIALSHHERWDGTGYPLGLKGEDIPPEARITSVADVYDALSSARPYKDAMPREKCFQILEEGRGTQFDPRVLDAFFESSEEVIQVQLELVDVPPVD
- a CDS encoding ATP-binding protein encodes the protein MNRQITARLRLAFGAAGIVVSALLMAVFFGILPDERPAIARGRAQLCESIAVYSSAMLAQGETSMMELTLVAVAEHNPQIRSVGIRRHGGRLLVSTGDHQQRWSLGDGETSSSDQIRVPLIAQGQPWGTVEVAFIPLANTGVLGFLQQRSITVPLLIGAATCLMFWFYFGRMLKQLDPNSAVPGRVREALDVLAESLVLVDHKGVIRFANRVFAELLQVPSTQLVGQPIRNLPWSEPADRASHAAAAECEPTMPWVESQQGGRALVGQMLEITDSHGNQRTLNISCSPVLASGGVVRGVMICCDDVTHLEEIKVQLRTARDQADAASAAKSAFVANMSHEIRTPLNAVLGFADVLRRGMASSREEEVEYLDMIHRSGRHLLELINDILDLSKIESGRLQVEQIDCSVWQITHDVVSVLSQRAEESGLYLKAEFRTELPEYIQSDPTKIRQIITNLTGNAIKFTESGGVEISVRMTRGKQPEIEIEVRDTGIGMTPEQQLRIFDAFQQADGSTTRRFGGTGLGLAISRQFAEAMGGSLTVSSEEGVGSKFLVRIPTGSLRGTRMLSVQEIESAVKRLTANPDSANSLRLQPKQILVVDDGEANRRLIELVLRRAGAIVTTGADGREALREISRTPFDLVLMDMQMPVLDGYRATSMIRSTGCDVPIIALTGNAMKGDRERCLNVGCNEFLTKPVNVDLLVQTVAGFVGVVADPQTPAAAPAAAAPTPAAPAAGNSSPTKLSKSAAAKLGSAGDVENTLVADVQEMQAVVATHRQPPAAPLRSSLPMDDEEFREIVVDFIPRLQERFETMQKALELGELAALAELAHWMKGSAGTTGFQPLVTPAAELQQAAESGQRADCERLMQCLQGWIEQVEVPA